The Vibrio fortis DNA segment TCTTGGAAGGTTGCCACTTGGTTCTGCTCTCTCTAACCGAACTAAGTGGCCTTTTTCATCTCAGTGATTCAGATACTAACATCACTAAAACATCTAATATGCCGAACTACCCGAGTTCGACTTCTAGCTCACTCTCAATAGTGCTTGAACATGCCAATACATAGCCTTGTTCAATCTCTTCTGGGGTAAGCGTTTCTTGGCTGCTCGAAGTAACACTGCCCTTCGTGACTTTGCATTTACAAGAGCCACAAATACCACTGCGGCACGCAATGATGATCGGCACACCCGCCTTCTCTAATGAATCTGCTAGTGGCGTTCCTAAATCAGCTTCAACTTTCGCACCAAACGCAGGGACGAACACTTCAACTGACCCACCTTGCGACCCAACTTCTGTTTCGTCCGTAGACTCCAGTTTCGAGATTGGCGTAAAGCTTTCTTGGTAGAAGTTAGCCATGTTGAATTCAAGCTCAGTCAAGTAACCTTCTACGTCTTCCATGAAGCCAACTGGCCCACATAGATACACGGTTCTTTCTAGAATGTCAGGAGACAGGCGAACCAACCAACTCTTATCTAAACGTCCTTGAGGCGCGGTTGTGCCTTGGTTATCTTTCAGTAATAGTTTTAAGTTAAAGTTCGGATGCATGTCATCTAACTGACTGAGCTCTTCAAAGTAGATGGTTTCATGCTTGCTGCGAGCCTGATGGATGAAGTCAATTTCAATCGCGGGATCGTGCTTCAACCAATACTTAACCATTGAAATCACTGGCGTAATGCCACAGCCAGCACTCACTAAAGTCACTTTGTTTGTCGCACTTGGTTTACAATCAATACAATTAAATTCACCCGCCGGTTTGAGTACCGTTACTTCATCCCCTTCGTCTAGTTCATCGACAATGAAGTTTGAGACTAACCCGCCCTCGACACGTTTTACCGTCAATTTTAAGCGGTTATCATCCGTATCTGAGGCAATGGAGTAAGCTCGATAGTCCATTTTCTGTGGCATATTCAAACCAAGCGTAATAAATTGACCCGGCTTGAAGTTGAAGTGGAGATCTTGTGGAATAGAGCCCAATTCAAAGCTAACCGTATCCGGCGTTTCATGCCACTTTTTAAGACAAACCAAAGAGATTGAATCGCTATCAGACCAAGCGTACATAGTTATACTCACTTTTATAATTTGGGATGAACGACAAAAGCCTCGGGCCACAAATAGAATCTCTCAATTAGGCTCGAGGCTTGGTTAGCGAGATTAAGCCGCTAGGATTGTTTTAAGATCTTGTTCAGGTGTAGAAATAGCACGCATGTCGAACTCATCTTGAATGATCTTCAGTAGGTTCTCGGTTAAGAACGCAGGTGCGGTTGGGCCTGTGTAAATCCCTTTAACACCCAGTGCAAACAGAGTCAGTAGGATGACAATCGCTTTCTGCTCAAACCAAGAGAGTACTAGTGTCAGTGGAAGCTCATTAATGCCGCAATCAAACTCTTGCGACAGTGCAAGTGCAAGTTGAATCGCAGAGTAAGCGTCATTACATTGGCCAACATCTAGAAGACGTGGGATGCCGTTAATGTCACCAAACTGGTTCTTGTTGAAACGGAACTTACCACAAGCAAGAGTTAGGATAACTGAATCGTCAGGCGCTTGAGCCGTAAAGTCGGTGTAGTAGCTACGCTCAGCTTTATCACCATCACAACCACCCACTAGGAAGAAGTGTTTGATGTTGCCTTCTTTTACTTGCTCAACAACAGCCGGAGCCGCTTCCATAAGCGCATTGCGCCCAAAACCAACCGTGATCATCTGTTCGATCTCGTCGTGTTTGAAGCCCTCTTGCGCTAATGCACAATCAATAACTGCGCTGAAGTCATCGCCTTCAAGGTGAGCAACACCTGGCCAACCTACAATGCTACGTGTGAATAGACGATCTGCGTACGCGCCAACATCTGGGTTAAGTAGACAGTTAGAGGTCATCACAATCGCGCCTGGGAAGTTAGCGAACTCTTTTTGTTGGTTCTGCCATGCGCTACCGTAGTTACCTGCTAAGTGTGGGTACTTGCTTAGTTCTGGGTAACCGTGAGCTGGAAGCATCTCACCATTGGTGTAAACATTGATACCCTTGCCTTCCGTCTGTTGCAGGATTTTTTCTAAGTCATGTAGGTCGTGACCAGAAACAAGGATACAGTGACCTTTCTTAGTTTTAACGTTCACAGCTGTTGGCTGTGGGTGACCAAAAGTATCGGTTTCGCCTTTGTCCAACATCTCCATTACTTTGTAGTTCATCAGACCAATCTGCATTGATGTATCAAGCAGCTGTTTTAGATCTGTTGGATCAGTACCTAAGAACGCCATGATTTGGTGGTATTCAGCGTGGATGTCTTGGTCAGTTTGACCAAGTACACGTGCGTGTTCCATGTATGCTGCAGCACCTTTCAAGCCGTATAGGCACAGTAGGCGTAGGCCAATCACGTCTTCGTGTTGCGAGTCATGGCCACGGTTAACCGCTGCTTGTGGTGCAAGAGCCAGTAACTGACTGCTATCCGTAGGAAGATCGAACTGAGCAGCTGGAGACAATGCAGGAATTTCAAAACCAACGAGCAGTGCAGCAGCACGAACTTGCTGCTCTAAACGCTGCTTGTACTCGTGTGACTGTTGAGCAAATTCGATGATACGCTCAGGGTCGAAGTTAACATTCGTTAATGTCGCGAAAAATGCTCGTGGTGCCCACTCATCGATTTCCGTGTCAATAACGTTGCAAGCGCGGCCTAGATTGGCCCAAAAAGAAACCCCTTGCAGTGAGTACACCAACACATCTTGCAGATCAGAAACTTCAGAAGTTTTACCACACATACCTTGTGCAAATGAGCAGCCTTTAACTGTCGGTGTTTGAATAGTTTGTTCACATTGAATACAGAACATATTGGGCTCCAGTAATAGTCGTTTGTTGTAAGTTCTTGGCTCACAATGATTTATTTTTCCTACACCCTAGAGCACCTTCCGTGCCAACTTTTAAGTTATTGTTTTATATATGAAAATAGTTATATCCATAATAATGGTGCGTATTTATGACTACAAAATCCCACTAAAAATAAACACACCTAGGTCAATATGACTGCAAATAATTTTTTGAACACCGTTCATGTTTCGTTCAGAAAAGCTTTGTTAGAGTGACAGCATAGAAAAAGAGGAAATGAATTATGAAAAATATCTTAGTGACTGTTGCAGCTCTCTTCACTGGTCTTATCGCGCTATTCACCAGCTTGCTGCTTGCTATCCCTCTAACGATTGCAGCCCTCATCACAGGGAAAAAAATTCAGAAGCAGATGAGCCAACAAGGCTTTACATCTCGTATGAATAACCACTACTCGTCAAATCGAGATGCCGGTGTGATTGAAGGCGAATACGAAGACCTGTCGAACAAGCGATAACACAACGTTTCGTTAGCTTTGTTACAGTGGGCATTAGGCCCACTTTTGAACTCACACCATCTACAAGAAACCGATTAATAGATCAGGCATGAACAAAATCATTAAATTCAGCTTACCGACACTCGCATTGATTGGCATATTTGGTTGTTCTCATGAACCTATTGTTCCCGCATATCAAGCTTCTGGTGAGCTTCCAGCTTATCAACAAGATAATTTTGAACGCTATCAATCAGATACACAGGAATGGTTAGCCTCACACCGTATATTTGTTTCGCAAGATCACCAGAAAGAGATTGAGCTAAACTCTCCAACCGAATATCAGCCACAGCAACCAAACGGCCAAGCCGTGTTGCTTGTTCACGGCTTGGGTGATTCCCCTTACTCATTTCACGACATAGCAACTTATCTTGCTCAGCAAGGCTATCTGGTACGTACGGTGTTACTCCCTGGTCACGGAAGTCGCGTCGCAGACCTAATGTTACCTAGTTTGGAAGACTGGCAGGAGGTTGTGGATCACCACACCAAACTACTTCAACAAGAGTATGACTCTGTATGGCTTGGAGGTTACTCTACCGGTGCAAACCTCGTCACATCACAAGCAATAAAAGACGATACTATTTCGGGTCTACTGCTGTTCTCACCAGCGTTTCAACCGAAATCTTCGGCGGTGCAATTTGCTGAACTGGCGAGCTACTTCGTCACATGGGCAGATCAGGATCCTGAAGACAATATGCTGCGCTACAACTCTTTACCCATGAATGGGGCATCGGTTTACTATCAAACTTCCGAAGTCGTACGCAACGATCTTCAACAAGGACAATACGACAAACCGGTCTTCGTATTAATGAGCGAAGGCGATAGTGTAATAGACACGCAATATGTAGAAAGCGCCTTTACCCAATCTATGCCAAACCCAAGCAATGTACTGATCTGGCAAGGGGAGCAAGATTTAAGCGACCCTAGATCTGTGCGCTATAGTATGAAATTGCCAGAACAACGCATCTCTAATGGCTCACACATGGGATTACTCTTCTCGCCACAAAACCCATATTACGGCATCAATGGCAGTGAGAAGATCTGCTCTAATGGTCAAGCTGAAGGGTTAGAGGAAAAGTGCCAAGCAGGCGAGGAAACATGGTATTCCGCATGGGGTTATCAAGAGCCAGACAAGAACCACGCTCGGTTAACTTTCAACCCATACTTTGAAGATAACATGCACAAGCTCAGCGATATGATGGCGTCTAGCGGTACTATGGCAAATACGCAGAAACAATGATCTGCAGAGAGAAACCATCGGCATCACTTTCAAAAAAGGCTCACCACAAACATGGTGAGCCTTTCCGTTTCTAAAGTGTCTTTACTAGATTGTCCACACCACACGTGCAGCTAATAAGATCAATACCACACCCGATAGCCTATCTATTAACTGGGCTTGAGAACGAATGCGATCAACAATTAATGGGCTTGAAAGCACCAGTGTGATGAAGGTATACCACAAACCATCCACAATCAGTGGAGTCGAGACAATGATAACCTTATTCATCAGCTCATTCCCCAAAGCGACAAACTGGCTAAATAGAGCGATAAAGAACAGGGCAATCTTTGGACTCAGAATTGAGATAAGAAAGGCTTCACGAGCAGACTGCATATACGTAACTGGTTCCCCGCCTTCCAATTTTGCGGCGACACCGCCTTTCGAACGCAGCGCATTAACTCCAAGATATGCCAGGTAAGCAGCACCCGCTAAGCTAATGCCTTTAAACAAAAGTGGTGACTGTTCAAGGACGACCGCCAAGCCGATAATAGTGGCAAACGCATAGATACCGATACCTGCGGCGTGTGCCCACGCCGCAATCAAACCATTCATTCGTCCACCAGCAAGGCTATGCTTTGCAATCATTGCCAAGCTTGGCCCCGGTGACATCGCCCCCAATAAGCAGATTGCTAAAAGAGAAAACCAAATCGTTATTGTCATTATTCCATTCCTACACTCAATTTCTGCGAAGCTGTCTGTCCTCGCTGACTATATTGTCACCTTAAGTTGAACGAGATATAAATTGAAATCAAAGATAATCATCATTGCCATGATTTGAATTCATACTGATATTGTAACTGGATTTTTGCATCGCGAGGTACGCCTTCTCCCGTACCCATTTATGAGCAGAATCGTTATCAAACTTAGGGTGCCACATCAGCCAATAGGTATGACTGTCCGTCTCAAAAGGCAAAGAACGGTAGGTCAAAGGTTGATGGCGAGCTAGGTTGTACGCAATATGCTCTGGCACGATCATCAAATAATCATCTTGGCTAAGCACATTACATGCTGCGGAGAAAAACGGTACTTTCAGTGCCACTCTTCGGGTATAGCCTAACTGCTTCAACGCAATGTCAGCTTGAGTATCTTTATCACCACCGCCGGTCACCTTGATGTGTGCAAAATTGACCAAATCATCGATACTCAATGCTTCTTTTTGCGCAAGTGGGTGCGAGCTGCGCATCAGACATACCGATTTATCTTCACCGAGCTTCATGCTTGAAACATGCTCTGGTTTGCTAGGAAACATACTAGATGCCAAGTGGATCCCCATATCGTGAAGACATTCAAGGTAACTGGGATCCCATAATCGATAAGCGAGATTAATCTGCGGTGCCACCTCAGAAACATCGGCAACAATATTAGGGAGTATGTATTGAGCAACATAATCACTCGACGCAAGTACCAACTCCCCTTTCCACTCTTTAGGATCAAAAGGTTGGTCATCAAGAAGGTGGTCAAACTCTCCGAGCAAAGCATCCAGTTTCTCTTTAAGTAACAGAGCACGAGAAGTCGGAATGAGTTTATTGCCGTCTCTTACCAGTAAGGGATCGCTACACAGTTCCCTTAGTTGAGAGAGCTGACGACTGACCGCAGATTGAGTAATATGGAGTCTTTCCGCAGCACGACTCACATGACACTCTTCAAGCAGAACATGCAGCGAACGCAGCAGATTAAGGTTAATGTTGCCTAACATGAAACGCCTTACCGAGTTTGCTTATTAAAAAATTCAGTGAGCACTGTATGGGTCATCAATTGGCGAAGGTCAGCGTAACTGTGCAGCTGATCGCGAATTCGATTAAGGTGCTCCATACTTTCAACTTCCACATAAAGCATCATGTCTGTCTCACCACTGATGGAGTGACACCACTGAACACCATCAATCTGGTAGATAGATTGCGCATACGATTCGCAACTGTGGTCACTGCTTGAGAGATCAAACTTTAAAGAGATGTAAGCGCAAACATTCTTTGACGAATTCGCATCCGCGACTCGCGCGTAATACCCTTGAATCACTTGATCACTTTCAAGTTTCTTCATTCTTGCATTGACCGCCGAACGGGATAGATTGACCTCTCTTGCAATATCACTGACCGAGCAGCGCCCATCATTTTTTAGAATATCGACGATTTGACGATCAAATTTATCCATTGTGCTCACGACTTCCATTGTTCTAGTTATTTCAATTTCCTAATTTGACACAAATTTCAACGTTAGAACAGCCGACACTTTCACTTCTAAAGACCAAAACTCCGTTAAAATGACACCTAGTTACGACGTTTCGCTAGCTGCAATCTCTACAATGACGGGGTATGCTTTTGTGATAAAACATAGCGCTGGCGAATCGGATACCAGCCAAGAAAAGATCTTCAAGGATGGCGAATGACACAACTCAAGCAAGAAATTACCCTGCTTTCCGGTATAGGGCAGCTTTCTACGACTCTATTAGGAACCGGGCTATTCATGATTCCCGCAATTGCAGCGGGCATCGCTGGACAGTTGTCACTCCTCGCTTGGTTGCTCCTTTTTATTGCGATTTGCCCAATCGCTCTCACATTCGCAGCACTTGGAAAACGCTATCCCAACGCCGGTGGAACTGCTTACTTCGTTCGCCAAGCTTTTGGACAACGCATGGAAACCGCGGTGGCCTGGTTATTTGTAAGTGTGATTCCTGTTGGTATCCCTGCGGCTATCGCCTTAGCCGGAGGATTTGCCCAGCAACTATTGCCCACGCCGCTTAACGCACCACTCACGGCCCAATTTTTAACTGTGGTATTGCTGATCATTGTGAACCTGCTAGGCAGCAAATCTTCAGGTCGACTACAAACTGTTATTGCTCTATCTATTTTCGCTCTCGTTAGCGCTTTTGTTTGGAAAGCAGATATCGGAATAACGGATGTCGCGATTCCAAGTGTCGATTCGAACTCAATGTGGGCTATTGGCTCTGCCTTAGCAGTCATGTTCTGGTGTTTTGTTGGTATTGAAGCCTTTGCCCACATGGGGGAAGAGTTTAAGAACCCGCAAAGAGACTTTCCAATCGCTATCATCGCAGGCTGCTTTGTTGCAGGGCTGGTTTACTGGGCATGTTCAGTAGTAATTTTAAAACTCGGTGCGTATGGCTCTGCTGAGTTTGATGCGACAGCGATTCCATGGATCACAGAGCAACTGTTTGGTGCTGGTTTCAAAACAGTCATTAGTGTACTCGGATTTTTTGCCTGCTTTGCCAGCCTCAATCTGTATACACAAAGCCTGTCACGCATGATATGGGCACAAGCTCGCCAACATAAACCACATGGAAAAATGGCGCAGCTCAATACTCGTGGAGCGCCATTTTATCCGACGATTGCTATCGGTGCTGTAGCACTATTATCTTGTGTGATTGGAGAGCTCTCTTCCTTAGATCTCGAGTTTTTCCTCAAACTTGCTAACGGCATCTTTGTATTGGTTTACCTGTTAGCCATGCTTGCAGCCTGTCGATTACTGTCAGGGGCAGGCCAGTATGTCGCTATGTTGTCATTGGCACTGTGCACCTTAGTCTTCATCTGTTTGAGTTGGTCAATGCTCTATGCCTGTGTCGTTTTTGCAGCCCTACTGTTGCCATGGCGTCGCTGGCTAGGTCGACCTCGAGTTTCATTAGAGTAACAACCTAGCGTTCAACAAGATCTTGTCCGCACCATTACTCATGATAAAAAGCTTGAGCAATGGTGCGCATTTTTTGAGGTATTTCATTCAATGGAACGTTCCCGAATCCCAATACCACCGAACGCCAGTCACGATCATTGTCTTTCGCGTATTCGTAAAAACTAAACGGACGCACGACAATATTTTCTCGCTCAGCCCTTCTACTCCAATCGTGCTCTGAAATCCCGCCATACCATTTCACGGTTACGTGTAAGCCCGCCGCTTGGCTTATCACTTCAAGGTCTTGTCCGAACTCACTCTCAATTGCCGTTAACATGGCCTCATACTTCTGTTTGTACGAGCGACGCATTTTTCTGATGTGCCTTAGCAGATCGCCTTCATTAATAAAGTCTGCCAGAGCTTCCTGGGTATGTGTGGGTGAATCACCGGTAATGGCGTCCTTAACTTCCAAACAACGGGGTACCAACTGTTTAGGCACCACCATATAGCCGATTCTTAAGCCATTAAACATCACCTTGCTGAGCGAACCGACATAGATCACGCGCTCGTCTTGCTCTAGCTTCCCCGCTAGCCCCTGCATACTGGTGTATGGACGATGCGCAAACTGAAATTCACTATCGTAGTCATCTTCAATAATCCAAGCTTGATTCTGTTTTGCCCAATCGATGATCTTCAGCCTCTGCTCTGTCGTCAGTGTGGTGCCCATCGGGTATTGATTGCTCGGCGTAACATAAAGGGCCTGAGCTTGGCTCGCTAAAACCTTATCTAAACACAGCCCTTGTTTCTCACGCACAGGAACAGGCTGCATCTTGAGTTGTAAAAGATCGATGATCTTGTGAACCTGACGATAGCCGGGCTCTTCCATCAAGACTTCATCTCCCGTTTTAAGCGTCGCCATTAAAGCCATTGAAAGCGCCTGCTGCGCACCAACAGTGATGATGATTCGACTGGGATCACAATGCACAGAACGGCTGCTCGCCAAGTAATGGCTCAATGCCTCGCGAAGCGCTATGGAGCCTTGAACCTGCTGGTTACCTGCTAGGCTTAAACGCGTCACATGCCGCTGTAGTAGGCGCTGCCATTTAGCGAATGGAAAGGCGCGCAGATCGGGCACTCCAGGGGCGAAGCCCTGATTGACATCAAAAGGAGTGATTCCGATCGATTCACTGAGTTCCCTACCCTTCAAGTCCTCAGTTTCAACCGGAGGCTCTGGCGCAGCTAAATAATGTTCAGGCTGCTCGATTGAAACAAAATAGCCTGCACCTTTACGACTCTCAATGTAGCCCTCACTCATTAACTGTTCATAAGCAAAAATCACAGTATTACGGCTGACATCAAGCTCTATGGCTAGCTTTCGAGTAGAAGGCAGTTTATTCCCTTTACTCCAAAACCCACGCACGATCTTTTCCCTAATAGCGTGAAATAAGGCACTCTGCCGCGTTGCTTTGCTGAGATCTAATGACAGATCTCCAATATCAATTGGCTGCATAACTGGATCTAAACACTCTTCAAAACTGGCTCTATTTATATAACCAGTTAACCGTTAGTTTGAATAAAAAGCAATCAAGGAGATGTCATTATGCTATCGAGAACCAACAGAACAAGAATCAAAAAAGGAACACACAAAGCGGAGTTTGATCAACAAAAGCTATACAACATTATTGATGAGAGTCTTATTGCTCATATTGCTTTGGAAGGAGAACAGGGCCCCGTGGTCATCCCGATGTTGGCGTGGCGCGTTGATAACCATGTTTACATTCATGGAGCTAAAAACAGCCGTCTGCTCAGAGGATTAAAAAAGGGGGGGCAGACGTGCCTGACCTTCACCCTATTTGATGGCTGGGTGTTGGCTCGTTCCGCTTTTCACCACAGTGCGCATTACCGTTCGGCCGTTGTATTTGGAGCCTTTGAAATCATTGAGGATGCCGAGGAGAAAGACCGACTCCTCAATCACTTTGTTGAACAGATCGCTCCCGGCAGAACGGAAGAAGTTCGCTTAAGTAGCCCACGAGAGTTAGCGGCAACGGAACTGCTGGCAATCCCGTTAACCGAAGCCTCGGTTAAAATTGGCAAGCACGGTGTCAATGACGATGAAGCAGACCTCGAGATTCCGGTTTGGGCAGGTGTACTACCGTATAGAACCGTCGTCGGCCCGCTTGAAACCGTACCTGAGCTGGAAGGTAAAATAGACCCACCGGATTATTCCGCCGCCTACGGTTCACGCTGGGTGGACGCGCCATAGGGCAATAATGACCGAAGTTTAAAAGTGGGCTTGAAAACGATCGCGATACTGCTTGGGTGTTAAACCTCTATGTTTTTTAAACATCCGGTTAAAGCTAGCAGTATTGGTATAACCAAGACGTGTCGCGATCTCGTCAATCGGTGTGGAATAACGTAATAGTTCAACTGCAACATTGCTCAGTGCGTAGCCCGTAATAGTAGAAAATGTGACCCCTAACCGATGCAACCTGCGCTGGAATTGTTGTTCAGATAAGCCAAGCAGGGATGATACCTTTGAAAGGGTTGGTAATCCAAAATGTCGGCTGTAGTTAATCATCTCATACAGCACCTTATGCTCATCTCCAGCATCAGGCATATTCAAATAATTATCCAAGTCGTGGTAGTTCATCGCCAAATTTGCGCGACCAGATGAGCGCACTTGGTTTACCGATAACCTCAGATTACTCGGTAGCCAAATTTCCGTTCTAGACTGCCCCCATTGTATTGGACAACCAAAATACGCTTGGTAAAGCTCAACATTTTTTCGATGACCAGCGATCGACACGGTGGATGGTTTGAAATCTTCACCCAGATACATCCGCAATATTTTGGTCATAAAGATGGCGACTCGAATCGAATCATGAACTTTACCTTGCGAGCCGTAGGCGGGATTCTCATAACACCATTTAATCAAAGGGCCCACTTCCGTACCGTATAGGTGCGCACCAGACTGTAAACAGTGAAGGCTTAGGTTTACGCGGCGAATAGTAGAAGCAAGATCATGCCCTGAGAAGAACCAGTTCGCCAAGGGACCTAGCTTCTCAACATTAACCTTTTGGCCGATTTGTAAAATGATGTCTGGGTTCTGTGTTTGATGTTCTAAGTTTTGATACCACTCGTCCACTTCTCTTACAGGTATCAGATTCATCGGATTATCAAACACCGATCTTGGAATACCTAAATCCTCAATGTTAATTATGTTCTTAGCCGCGACTTGTTGATAAAGGCTAAAAATACCGAGAGCACGCAAAAAATTAACGTTCTGCATAAAACCACTCATTCATTATGGACACGAAACAATTTTAATATCACAAATAACAAATCACATCAAAAACCACCTCATTTAGAAATAATCTGTAATTTTGCAACTTTGTTATCTGACTTAACTCACAATTGTGTTTCTTAGTTAATGTAGGGTTTGTCAATGAGTCTTCTTAGTGTCCCGTTTGTTGGAACTGGTGCCGATACAGCACTGCACGTTGTCGCTGGTATTGTTCTTGTCGCGACTATTGCGGCTGCAGGTTACGGTTTCTGGCGTGTTCATGAATTACCAATTAATAAAGCACACAGCAAAGAGCATCACCAGTTGGGGCTGATCACGGCACTCACTTGGATAGGATTTATCTGGCATTGGGTGTGGGTATTAGCTGTGATTCTTGCGTTTGTCGATATGGAAAAAGCAATTATCAGCCTCAGAGATACTTGGCATGCACCTTCGCCAAAGAACCCAGCAACGCAAGACGATGATAACAAAGAGGAGAAGCCAGCATGTTAGAAGGTTTAGCAATTTGGGCGCTTTTCATTTATCTACTCAGACTCGTTGGTATGCCTTGGAATAAAGGAACCAAAGCCTTCGCTTACCTTGGTGGTACGTCTTGGTTATTGTTCGTATGGGTTGGATTAATCAACTATACGCCGATGGATCTGTCAGGTGGTTCTGTCGTCCAATCACCACATATTCAGTTACGCCCTGATTCAACTGCCGTCTCTGGTAAAACAACTAAGGTGCACATCACACCGAACCAAGATGTAGAGCAAGGCCAGCTTATTTATGAAATTGATGACACCAAATACGTCATTGCACGTGACAAGGCAGAGATCCAACTTGAATCTGCACGAGTTG contains these protein-coding regions:
- a CDS encoding MFS transporter, which produces MSLLSVPFVGTGADTALHVVAGIVLVATIAAAGYGFWRVHELPINKAHSKEHHQLGLITALTWIGFIWHWVWVLAVILAFVDMEKAIISLRDTWHAPSPKNPATQDDDNKEEKPAC
- a CDS encoding pyridoxamine 5'-phosphate oxidase family protein — encoded protein: MLSRTNRTRIKKGTHKAEFDQQKLYNIIDESLIAHIALEGEQGPVVIPMLAWRVDNHVYIHGAKNSRLLRGLKKGGQTCLTFTLFDGWVLARSAFHHSAHYRSAVVFGAFEIIEDAEEKDRLLNHFVEQIAPGRTEEVRLSSPRELAATELLAIPLTEASVKIGKHGVNDDEADLEIPVWAGVLPYRTVVGPLETVPELEGKIDPPDYSAAYGSRWVDAP
- a CDS encoding AraC family transcriptional regulator is translated as MQNVNFLRALGIFSLYQQVAAKNIINIEDLGIPRSVFDNPMNLIPVREVDEWYQNLEHQTQNPDIILQIGQKVNVEKLGPLANWFFSGHDLASTIRRVNLSLHCLQSGAHLYGTEVGPLIKWCYENPAYGSQGKVHDSIRVAIFMTKILRMYLGEDFKPSTVSIAGHRKNVELYQAYFGCPIQWGQSRTEIWLPSNLRLSVNQVRSSGRANLAMNYHDLDNYLNMPDAGDEHKVLYEMINYSRHFGLPTLSKVSSLLGLSEQQFQRRLHRLGVTFSTITGYALSNVAVELLRYSTPIDEIATRLGYTNTASFNRMFKKHRGLTPKQYRDRFQAHF